Part of the Sulfuricurvum kujiense DSM 16994 genome, CCGAGAAGTTTACGTGAACCGAAATTATTAAGGGCATTGACCAAAACACGGCAGGTTGCCTGTGTATTGCAAGAAATTGGGGCCGCATAGTTGTCTAAACTCTGACGAAATAATAACTCATACCCGTAAATATGCCCATTCAGATCAATAATAGGCTGTCTGCCGATAAAAATGTTATGCATATAATCCCTATATTTGGTTTTTTATATGATATCAAATGAAAGAACTATTAATACTTAATTACTTAGCTAATTAACTAATTATTACAAAAATATTACATTATCTATAAAAAGTGAGATTTTTGAGAGTTGTAGAGTGCGTAGAAAATTTAAAATCAGTTTTATACTGATTTCTGGCTCAACTTTTTTTCTTCATACGACAAAATGGATCCGCTAAACATTTCATACAATTTTTTGCATTTTTCAATGTCTACATCAACGTATATTTTTTTGCCTTCTCTGAAACTCTTGATCAGTCCGGCTTTTCTGAGTATATCTATATGTGCCGAAATCGTCGGCATGGAATAACTGAATAATGATGCAATCTCCGTAATACACATCATGCCATTTTTATGGATACTTTTATCCCCGTTTGACAGTATTTGTTCAAAAATCTCAAGCCTTGTTTTATTTCCGAGTGCCTTATAAATATTTACTTTTTCATCAAACGTCATTTTTCTTTTATCGATAAAAGACATACCCCTCCTTTTTGTCCTGTCGTATAATAAATTTATATCATTGTATATTAGATTCGTATTAGATGCATAGGCAAAATTGAGTGAGAATGAATTTTTAAGCTCTTTTAAAAATTATCCTCTGAATCTATCTCCTATTACTATAATCTAATTATAATAGTGTAACGTTGCACCAGTGTTGCATTGAATCGATATAATAAAAGTTTGATGTTAGAGAAAATTAGATAGATAAGATAATTCTAGCCGGATGAGGAGATAAAATGATTTACGATTTTTGGAAAGACTACGATCAGCTGCTTTCGTATGAGCAGGCCTCCCTGCTCGACTATAGGCTCGATAGCATCGCCATAAAACTCAATATCTTCTTCCAAAGACTGATTATCGAACATATAGAGAAACGGGAAATCCATTTTTATCTGGCCGGTTCATGTATCAAGGCCGACACATTCAGAGACCTTGACATGTTCTTTCCCTCGAAAGAGGATCAGGAGCTGATCAACAATGCGATGAACAAGGACTATTTCGAGTACGAAAACAACTCGTATACCTACAAATACAAAAACGATATTTACCAGCTTGTCTATAGGGAGAGGTTTAAAGATGCGACACTCGAAGAGCTGGTGGACGGATTTGATTTTGATTCGACAAAGATCGCATTTGAGTGCCGTTACGACACACTCAAGAGGCTCTTTACGATTGTACGATGCGACATGAGAATCGAATTCGTCAACTATATCAACACCCGCGTCAACCGTTTATCCAAAGTCAGCCTTAACCCGTTTGTATCGCTCCAGCGGGCAATCTACTTTTTAAAACGGGGAGATGACGTCCCTTATGAAGTGTTTTTGCAGATTTGCGCAAAAATCGCATCGCTGCCTTTGGAGGAAGAGAACGACATGTCGGTCTATTTTAAAAATCTTCAGGGTAATCCGAATAAGCTGGTCAATATAAAAAGTGCGATTGAGCATTATGTGGAGGAGCAGAAAAAGTAGGTACAACGTAAGCCGGGTTCTGGATGAAGTGATAATTAATCTACTGCCTAGATCGCTCTAGGCCTCTAGCGAAACAATAGCAATGTAGGACGCTAACCATCTGTTTCTTGCTGCGCGGTTGGGTTTACATAGCTCCCCTGATTGCTCAGGGAACTGGTGGGCTCTTACCCCGCCGTTTCACCCTTACCTCTTTCGAGGCGGTTTCCTCTCTGTTGCACTTTCCCTCACGTTACCGTGGCCATCCGTTAGATGGAACCGTGTCCTACGGCAGCCCGGACTTTACCTCTTGAGCTGTGACTCAAGCTATCACCTGTTGTACCTGCATAATTATAGGAGATAATAGATTAATTCCCCATATTGCCTATGTTATCGGCTTTTTGGAGACTAATCATCTACATGCCCCATAATAGTCATAATATTTCTAAACAGTGCCAGCAATTATTTCAACCCGATTTCTTCCGCTTGACTTAGCTTTATAAAGGGCTTCATCGGCACGCTTGATCGTTTGCATGATTTTCTCTTCAAAATTATGCAATGTTACACCTATACTGCACGTTATGTGTTCAACTTCTTCAAAATATGCTGTTTCTATCGTGTGTCGGAGAT contains:
- a CDS encoding ArsR/SmtB family transcription factor, with amino-acid sequence MSFIDKRKMTFDEKVNIYKALGNKTRLEIFEQILSNGDKSIHKNGMMCITEIASLFSYSMPTISAHIDILRKAGLIKSFREGKKIYVDVDIEKCKKLYEMFSGSILSYEEKKLSQKSV